From the genome of Phyllostomus discolor isolate MPI-MPIP mPhyDis1 chromosome 12, mPhyDis1.pri.v3, whole genome shotgun sequence, one region includes:
- the VSTM1 gene encoding V-set and transmembrane domain-containing protein 1 isoform X2, producing MIAGFLSLLCLGLCLGFQGEHKNDTRDGSGASSVKTDTRVIFVTTFSCLIIFLLFPSIFLIYRCTQNGSSHKEATKRTSHSKFPKQEASDLPKLETESLSTEDPQEDTPADVNNEALAEEEPLGSCE from the exons ATGATCGCCGGATTCCTGTCCTTGCTTTGCCTCG GGCTCTGTCTGGGCTTTCAAGGTGAACACAAGAATG ATACCCGTGATGGATCTGGAGCTTCCTCAGTAAAAACAG ACACCAGAGTCATCTTTGTCACCACCTTCAGCTGCctcatcatcttcctcctctttccctctatATTCCTCATCTACAGATGCACTCAGAATG GTTCATCACATAAAGAAGCCACCAAGAG aacaaGCCATTCCAAATTCCCCAAGCAGGAGGCTTCAG ATTTACCCAAGCTGGAAACAGAATCTCTCTCG ACTGAAGACCCCCAGGAAGACACCCCTGCTGATGTAAACAATGAGGCACTGGCTGAGGAGGAGCCCCTGGGATCTTGTGAATGA
- the VSTM1 gene encoding V-set and transmembrane domain-containing protein 1 isoform X1: MIAGFLSLLCLGLCLGFQGEHKNEKLPKPSLNALPGPVVKHSANVTLKCHCHFQNVTVMLGKLQDPGYKQEQSSAGYDAEFLLVDLEPKTAGIYFCAYKTMGSHEWSKKGEPLQLVVTDTRDGSGASSVKTDTRVIFVTTFSCLIIFLLFPSIFLIYRCTQNGSSHKEATKRTSHSKFPKQEASDLPKLETESLSTEDPQEDTPADVNNEALAEEEPLGSCE, from the exons ATGATCGCCGGATTCCTGTCCTTGCTTTGCCTCG GGCTCTGTCTGGGCTTTCAAGGTGAACACAAGAATG AGAAACTTCCCAAACCCTCCCTTAATGCCTTGCCGGGACCAGTGGTTAAGCACAGTGCTAATGTGACCCTGAAGTGCCACTGTCACTTCCAGAATGTGACGGTCATGCTGGGGAAGTTGCAGGACCCTGGGTACAAGCAGGAGCAGAGCTCAGCAGGATATGATGCTGAATTCCTCCTTGTGGACCTGGAGCCTAAAACTGCTGGCATATACTTTTGTGCCTATAAGACAATGGGCTCCCATGAGTGGTCCAAGAAGGGTGAACCCCTGCAGCTTGTGGTCACAG ATACCCGTGATGGATCTGGAGCTTCCTCAGTAAAAACAG ACACCAGAGTCATCTTTGTCACCACCTTCAGCTGCctcatcatcttcctcctctttccctctatATTCCTCATCTACAGATGCACTCAGAATG GTTCATCACATAAAGAAGCCACCAAGAG aacaaGCCATTCCAAATTCCCCAAGCAGGAGGCTTCAG ATTTACCCAAGCTGGAAACAGAATCTCTCTCG ACTGAAGACCCCCAGGAAGACACCCCTGCTGATGTAAACAATGAGGCACTGGCTGAGGAGGAGCCCCTGGGATCTTGTGAATGA